Proteins found in one Channa argus isolate prfri chromosome 7, Channa argus male v1.0, whole genome shotgun sequence genomic segment:
- the thrap3a gene encoding thyroid hormone receptor-associated protein 3 isoform X2 gives MKRHTSSRSRSRSRSYSPSYNRDKKYQRGYQNSREFRGYQRGFRRPYNFRGRGRGYFPRGRYQRGGGGYNNNNFRPNWKNYKQYPQKQQYQQQQQQQQQQQQQQQNSSRGRSHKRSGSPPHGQSHQSDRSSSPLSRHSHHSSASSHSSSPKCRPALLLANQNSKDVREETLASKEVPKGGGGDGEPVELAGALAGDAKEGSGKTERNCQGLTDCNSSLKRTSPLANSVVTLGQNSQTTNQPSPSLKNTKETGNGAPSWQMHISSSSTKKLPHEGLNPMLSSFDIFSNEEYLDGDKTAISIAFRQFLEEQNKKARSAGENGKNTEANDVDTEQGKVNGKASAINSDAMSRKCKGADGEVSLNSFLKASPFLTAHREEEEEMFIKSQSKPLYKEWHSGDESSKLKGKVTLSARELFEERFCKWQNVACSQVADSELDSRAEEMYLSRKHETAAVTAALAKRELVGNLSQDASCKPRKLSKSPSIPSPTPPPRRNSEREMFMVSGEETPLTFPRKQEAKFNVRMDFLGDSLISSSDILAEERQLSQDLVQSSKKNQEFRSIFQHVQPAQLKQSPSELFSQHIVAIVHHIKAQHFPSSGLTLNERFTMYQRRAAEKEMLKPRKSPEIHRRIDVSPSAFKKHSLLFEAAKSSEDGTYKDGGEKMRGDPMDLRLDIERRKKYSSHERDCNQDRGRDMEYSPDCSREKSVEKNSKCHKRSKKSKKKRSRSSSSSSSSSSKSQKEDSPNDKSDSKDGGFNRARLGERESPGLEGGRPRGGFQVRIRGRAWNRGSCQANSSDSNALNMPVLPKNEDWDPEYTPKSREYYLHDDRDRETEGKWVDSRGRGRGSFMRGRARFIIRKATGGSSTSGPKWARDKFQVNGEQSGKQEVVAELDHKEEEIEGQNT, from the exons ATGAAAAGACACACTAG CTCTAGGTCTCGGTCACGGTCCAGATCTTATTCTCCATCTTATAACCGAGATAAGAAATATCAGAGAGGATATCAGAACAGCAGGGAATTCCGGGGCTATCAACGCGGCTTCCGGAGGCCATACAATTTCAGGGGCAGAGGACGGGGCTACTTCCCACGTGGACGGTACCAGCGTGGTGGCGGTGGCTACAACAATAACAACTTCCGCCCCAACTGGAAGAATTACAAGCAGTATCCTCAGAAACAACAgtaccagcagcagcaacaacagcagcagcagcagcagcagcagcagcaaaacagTTCACGAGGTCGATCACACAAACGTTCAGGAAGTCCCCCTCACGGTCAGTCACACCAGTCTGACAGATCCTCCTCACCACTATCAAGACACTCTCACCATTCTTCTGCCTCCTCACACTCCTCCTCTCCCAAATGTAGGCCAGCATTGTTGCTGGCAAACCAAAATTCCAAAGATGTAAGAGAGGAGACCCTAGCTTCAAAGGAAGTCCCAAAGGGCGGAGGGGGAGATGGGGAGCCAGTGGAACTTGCTGGGGCTTTGGCAGGAGATGCCAAAGAAGGCAGTGGGAAAACTGAGAGGAACTGCCAGGGTCTGACAGACTGCAACAGCAGTCTAAAGAGAACAAGTCCTTTGGCAAATTCTGTTGTTACTCTTGGTCAGAACAGCCAAACTACTAATCAGCCTAGTCCCTCCCTGAAAAACACCAAGGAAACAGGCAATGGTGCCCCCTCTTGGCAGATGCATATCAGTTCATCCTCAACCAAAAAACTCCCACACGAAGGTCTCAATCCAATGCTTTCCAGCTTTGACATCTTCTCCAATGAGGAATACCTGGATGGAGATAAAACGGCAATCTCCATTGCCTTCAGACA GTTTTTGGaggagcaaaataaaaaagctagATCTGCTGGGGAAAATGGAAAGAATACAGAAGCAAATGATGTGGATACAGAGCAAGGAAAAGTAAATGGCAAAGCCTCTGCCATTAACTCTGACGCAATGTCACGGAAATGCAAAGGCGCTGATGGAGAAGTGTCTCTCAACAGCTTTTTGAAAGCATCTCCTTTTCTGACTGCTcacagggaggaagaggaggagatgtTCATCAAGTCTCAATCAAAACCACTTTACAAAGAGTGGCACAGTGGGGACGAGTCCTCGAAGCTCAAAGGCAAGGTCACTCTCTCAGCCCGAGAACTGTTTGAGGAGCGCTTTTGCAAATGGCAAAATGTTGCGTGTTCACAGGTAGCTGACAGTGAACTAGACTCCAGGGCAGAGGAGATGTATCTGAGTCGAAAGCACGAAACAGCAGCCGTTACAGCTGCCCTTGCCAAAAGGGAGTTAGTAGGAAATCTTTCCCAGGACGCAAGTTGTAAACCAAGGAAGTTGTCAAAATCTCCCTCCATCCCATCTCCTACACCACCACCAAGGAGAAACTCTGAAAGGGAAATGTTTATGGTCAGTGGAGAGGAGACACCTCTGACATTCCCAAGAAAACAGGAAGCAAAATTTAATGTCAGAATGGATTTCCTTGGAGATAGCCTAATAAG CTCTTCTGATATTTTAGCTGAAGAGCGCCAGTTGTCTCAGGACCTTGTGCAGTCCTCAAAAAAGAATCAGGAGTTTCGCTCCATCTTTCAACATGTTCAGCCTGCTCAGTTAAAACAGAGTCCTTCCGAGTTGTTTTCTCAACACATTGTCGCCATTGTTCACCACATTAAAG CTCAGCACTTTCCATCTTCTGGTCTGACTCTAAACGAGCGTTTCACCATGTACCAAAGACGAGCTGCAGAGAAGGAAATGTTGAAGCCGAGAAAAAGCCCAGAGATACACAG GAGAATTGATGTTTCACCAAGTGCTTTTAAGAAACACTCTCTACTTTTTGAGGCGGCGAAAAGCTCAGAGGATGGCACTTACAAG GATGGCGGGGAAAAAATGAGGGGTGATCCAATGGACCTTCGATTGGACATTGAGCGGCGCAAAAAATATTCCTCGCATGAAAGGGACTGTAATCAAGATCGGGGAAGAGACATGGAATATTCCCCAGATTGTAGTCGAGAGAAATCTGTGGAAAAGAACTCCAAATGTCACAAAAGATCAAA GAAAAGTAAGAAGAAACGCTCTCGCTCAagttcatcttcatcttcctcatcctccaaGTCCCAAAAAGAGGATTCACCCAATGACAAGTCTGACTCCAAAGATGGAGGCTTTAACAGGGCCCGACTAGGTGAAAGGGAGTCCCCAGGTTTAGAAGGAGGAAGACCACGTGGAGGATTT CAAGTACGTATTCGTGGAAGAGCCTGGAACAGAGGCAGTTGTCAAGCAAACAGTTCAGATAGTAACGCATTAAACATGCCAGTACTCCCAAAAAATGAAGACTGGGACCCAGAGTACACTCCCAAGAGCAGGGAATACTACTTG CATGacgacagagacagggagacagagggcaAGTGGGTGGACAGTCGAGGGCGAGGACGAGGAAGCTTCATGCGTGGAAGAGCGCGCTTTATCATTCGCAAAGCCACTGGGGGCTCCAGCACCAGTGGCCCCAAGTGGGCCCGAGACAAATTCCAGGTCAATGGAGAGCAAAGTGGCAAGCAGGAAGTAGTGGCAGAACTGGAccataaagaagaagaaattgaaGGACAGAATACTTGA
- the thrap3a gene encoding thyroid hormone receptor-associated protein 3 isoform X1 has translation MSRSTKSASRSRSRSRTRSRSRSTSRSRSRSRSRSRKHRYSSRSRSRSRSYSPSYNRDKKYQRGYQNSREFRGYQRGFRRPYNFRGRGRGYFPRGRYQRGGGGYNNNNFRPNWKNYKQYPQKQQYQQQQQQQQQQQQQQQNSSRGRSHKRSGSPPHGQSHQSDRSSSPLSRHSHHSSASSHSSSPKCRPALLLANQNSKDVREETLASKEVPKGGGGDGEPVELAGALAGDAKEGSGKTERNCQGLTDCNSSLKRTSPLANSVVTLGQNSQTTNQPSPSLKNTKETGNGAPSWQMHISSSSTKKLPHEGLNPMLSSFDIFSNEEYLDGDKTAISIAFRQFLEEQNKKARSAGENGKNTEANDVDTEQGKVNGKASAINSDAMSRKCKGADGEVSLNSFLKASPFLTAHREEEEEMFIKSQSKPLYKEWHSGDESSKLKGKVTLSARELFEERFCKWQNVACSQVADSELDSRAEEMYLSRKHETAAVTAALAKRELVGNLSQDASCKPRKLSKSPSIPSPTPPPRRNSEREMFMVSGEETPLTFPRKQEAKFNVRMDFLGDSLISSSDILAEERQLSQDLVQSSKKNQEFRSIFQHVQPAQLKQSPSELFSQHIVAIVHHIKAQHFPSSGLTLNERFTMYQRRAAEKEMLKPRKSPEIHRRIDVSPSAFKKHSLLFEAAKSSEDGTYKDGGEKMRGDPMDLRLDIERRKKYSSHERDCNQDRGRDMEYSPDCSREKSVEKNSKCHKRSKKSKKKRSRSSSSSSSSSSKSQKEDSPNDKSDSKDGGFNRARLGERESPGLEGGRPRGGFQVRIRGRAWNRGSCQANSSDSNALNMPVLPKNEDWDPEYTPKSREYYLHDDRDRETEGKWVDSRGRGRGSFMRGRARFIIRKATGGSSTSGPKWARDKFQVNGEQSGKQEVVAELDHKEEEIEGQNT, from the exons CTCTAGGTCTCGGTCACGGTCCAGATCTTATTCTCCATCTTATAACCGAGATAAGAAATATCAGAGAGGATATCAGAACAGCAGGGAATTCCGGGGCTATCAACGCGGCTTCCGGAGGCCATACAATTTCAGGGGCAGAGGACGGGGCTACTTCCCACGTGGACGGTACCAGCGTGGTGGCGGTGGCTACAACAATAACAACTTCCGCCCCAACTGGAAGAATTACAAGCAGTATCCTCAGAAACAACAgtaccagcagcagcaacaacagcagcagcagcagcagcagcagcagcaaaacagTTCACGAGGTCGATCACACAAACGTTCAGGAAGTCCCCCTCACGGTCAGTCACACCAGTCTGACAGATCCTCCTCACCACTATCAAGACACTCTCACCATTCTTCTGCCTCCTCACACTCCTCCTCTCCCAAATGTAGGCCAGCATTGTTGCTGGCAAACCAAAATTCCAAAGATGTAAGAGAGGAGACCCTAGCTTCAAAGGAAGTCCCAAAGGGCGGAGGGGGAGATGGGGAGCCAGTGGAACTTGCTGGGGCTTTGGCAGGAGATGCCAAAGAAGGCAGTGGGAAAACTGAGAGGAACTGCCAGGGTCTGACAGACTGCAACAGCAGTCTAAAGAGAACAAGTCCTTTGGCAAATTCTGTTGTTACTCTTGGTCAGAACAGCCAAACTACTAATCAGCCTAGTCCCTCCCTGAAAAACACCAAGGAAACAGGCAATGGTGCCCCCTCTTGGCAGATGCATATCAGTTCATCCTCAACCAAAAAACTCCCACACGAAGGTCTCAATCCAATGCTTTCCAGCTTTGACATCTTCTCCAATGAGGAATACCTGGATGGAGATAAAACGGCAATCTCCATTGCCTTCAGACA GTTTTTGGaggagcaaaataaaaaagctagATCTGCTGGGGAAAATGGAAAGAATACAGAAGCAAATGATGTGGATACAGAGCAAGGAAAAGTAAATGGCAAAGCCTCTGCCATTAACTCTGACGCAATGTCACGGAAATGCAAAGGCGCTGATGGAGAAGTGTCTCTCAACAGCTTTTTGAAAGCATCTCCTTTTCTGACTGCTcacagggaggaagaggaggagatgtTCATCAAGTCTCAATCAAAACCACTTTACAAAGAGTGGCACAGTGGGGACGAGTCCTCGAAGCTCAAAGGCAAGGTCACTCTCTCAGCCCGAGAACTGTTTGAGGAGCGCTTTTGCAAATGGCAAAATGTTGCGTGTTCACAGGTAGCTGACAGTGAACTAGACTCCAGGGCAGAGGAGATGTATCTGAGTCGAAAGCACGAAACAGCAGCCGTTACAGCTGCCCTTGCCAAAAGGGAGTTAGTAGGAAATCTTTCCCAGGACGCAAGTTGTAAACCAAGGAAGTTGTCAAAATCTCCCTCCATCCCATCTCCTACACCACCACCAAGGAGAAACTCTGAAAGGGAAATGTTTATGGTCAGTGGAGAGGAGACACCTCTGACATTCCCAAGAAAACAGGAAGCAAAATTTAATGTCAGAATGGATTTCCTTGGAGATAGCCTAATAAG CTCTTCTGATATTTTAGCTGAAGAGCGCCAGTTGTCTCAGGACCTTGTGCAGTCCTCAAAAAAGAATCAGGAGTTTCGCTCCATCTTTCAACATGTTCAGCCTGCTCAGTTAAAACAGAGTCCTTCCGAGTTGTTTTCTCAACACATTGTCGCCATTGTTCACCACATTAAAG CTCAGCACTTTCCATCTTCTGGTCTGACTCTAAACGAGCGTTTCACCATGTACCAAAGACGAGCTGCAGAGAAGGAAATGTTGAAGCCGAGAAAAAGCCCAGAGATACACAG GAGAATTGATGTTTCACCAAGTGCTTTTAAGAAACACTCTCTACTTTTTGAGGCGGCGAAAAGCTCAGAGGATGGCACTTACAAG GATGGCGGGGAAAAAATGAGGGGTGATCCAATGGACCTTCGATTGGACATTGAGCGGCGCAAAAAATATTCCTCGCATGAAAGGGACTGTAATCAAGATCGGGGAAGAGACATGGAATATTCCCCAGATTGTAGTCGAGAGAAATCTGTGGAAAAGAACTCCAAATGTCACAAAAGATCAAA GAAAAGTAAGAAGAAACGCTCTCGCTCAagttcatcttcatcttcctcatcctccaaGTCCCAAAAAGAGGATTCACCCAATGACAAGTCTGACTCCAAAGATGGAGGCTTTAACAGGGCCCGACTAGGTGAAAGGGAGTCCCCAGGTTTAGAAGGAGGAAGACCACGTGGAGGATTT CAAGTACGTATTCGTGGAAGAGCCTGGAACAGAGGCAGTTGTCAAGCAAACAGTTCAGATAGTAACGCATTAAACATGCCAGTACTCCCAAAAAATGAAGACTGGGACCCAGAGTACACTCCCAAGAGCAGGGAATACTACTTG CATGacgacagagacagggagacagagggcaAGTGGGTGGACAGTCGAGGGCGAGGACGAGGAAGCTTCATGCGTGGAAGAGCGCGCTTTATCATTCGCAAAGCCACTGGGGGCTCCAGCACCAGTGGCCCCAAGTGGGCCCGAGACAAATTCCAGGTCAATGGAGAGCAAAGTGGCAAGCAGGAAGTAGTGGCAGAACTGGAccataaagaagaagaaattgaaGGACAGAATACTTGA